In Schizosaccharomyces osmophilus chromosome 2, complete sequence, the following proteins share a genomic window:
- the aru1 gene encoding arginase Aru1: MEENYPMQPHRPSMLNKFVQTNQVSIINLPFSGGQPKKGTEDAPELIEQAGVQNDLENLGYSVRYIQNPSFKTPPQIEGPSKDTIKNPQYVSDVCRQVRDTVKSELSQERLVVNVGGDHSLGMGTIEGVQSVYDDASVLWIDAHADINTPESSPSKNLHGCPLAFSLGYADPVPPEFAWTKRVIDEKRLAFIGLRDLDPQERAFLREHNIAAFTMHHVDKYGISKVVEMALEHINPGNRHPVHLSFDVDSCDPAVAPSTGTRVPGGLTFREAMYICEATAETSTLVAIDVMEVNPRLGNEEDTKATVNLARSIIRTSLGQTLL, encoded by the coding sequence ATGGAAGAGAATTACCCAATGCAACCTCATCGTCCCTCCATGCTTAACAAATTTGTTCAAACCAACCAGGTTTCTATTATTAACTTGCCCTTCTCTGGTGGTCAGCCCAAGAAAGGTACAGAGGACGCTCCTGAATTGATTGAACAGGCCGGTGTTCAAaatgatttggaaaacttGGGTTACTCTGTTCGTTACATTCAAAACCCTTCCTTCAAGACCCCTCCCCAGATCGAGGGTCCTAGCAAGGACACCATCAAGAACCCTCAGTACGTTAGCGATGTATGCCGCCAGGTGCGCGACACTGTCAAAAGCGAATTGAGCCAAGAACGTCTTGTCGTCAACGTTGGTGGTGATCACTCTTTGGGCATGGGTACTATTGAGGGTGTTCAATCTGTCTACGACGATGCCTCTGTTCTTTGGATTGACGCTCACGCTGACATCAACACCCCAGAATCTTCTCCCTCCAAGAATCTTCACGGCTGCCCTTTAGCCTTCTCTCTTGGCTATGCCGATCCTGTTCCTCCCGAGTTTGCTTGGACCAAGCGCGTCATCGACGAAAAGCGTCTTGCTTTTATTGGTCTCCGTGATTTGGATCCTCAAGAACGTGCCTTCCTTCGTGAACATAACATTGCTGCTTTTACCATGCACCACGTCGACAAGTACGGGATTTCTAAGGTCGTTGAAATGGCTTTGGAGCATATTAATCCCGGCAACCGTCACCCTGTTCACTTGTCTTTTGACGTTGATTCTTGCGACCCAGCGGTTGCTCCTTCCACCGGTACGCGTGTCCCAGGTGGTTTGACTTTCCGTGAAGCCATGTATATTTGCGAGGCCACTGCTGAAACTAGCACATTGGTTGCCATCGATGTTATGGAGGTCAACCCTCGCTTGGGCAATGAGGAAGACACCAAAGCCACCGTCAATTTGGCTCGATCCATCATCCGTACAAGCTTGGGTCAAACTTTGCTTTAG
- the oma1 gene encoding metallopeptidase Oma1, with the protein MIRSKGNSLLFAFSRSIQKQSPFLFKRPVPKFQQVTKARHYASFPNWPSNGTGTKRYRTFNPNPRDKRFQLIVGALVAAGGAYYFTHLEYVPISNRKRFNDVSLDFERKMAQSAYKEIMAEYGDRMLSSYHPTTLYVSRVLKRIIAVSGISDLKWELHVIRDPSANAFVLPGGKVFVFEGILPICQNEDGLAAVLGHETAHQVARHSSEKIAFTRAITFVFYLLAASLDLSGQFAHLLLNFGLLLPFSRKMEGEADYIGLMLMSQACFDPEAAKSMWERMAAAESSMGSTLAFVSTHPSSEKRIRKIQEWLPEAKGKLETSDCFHQTWPQFQAFKETYW; encoded by the coding sequence ATGATTCGAAGCAAGGGAAATTcccttctttttgctttttctcgttcaattcaaaaacaatctCCTTTCTTATTCAAAAGACCTGTCCCCAAGTTTCAACAAGTGACGAAAGCTAGACATTATGCTTCCTTCCCCAATTGGCCTTCCAACGGGACTGGCACTAAAAGGTATCGGACATTCAATCCAAATCCAAGAGACAAGCGATTTCAGTTAATCGTTGGAGCACTCGTCGCAGCTGGTGGGGCTTACTACTTTACCCATTTAGAATACGTTCCAATTAGCAATCGCAAACGCTTCAATGATGTGTCATTAGATTTCGAACGAAAGATGGCTCAAAGTGCTTACAAGGAAATCATGGCCGAGTATGGAGATCGTATGCTGTCAAGCTATCATCCTACAACGTTGTACGTTTCTCGAGTACTAAAAAGGATTATCGCTGTTTCAGGGATTTCAGATCTGAAATGGGAGTTGCATGTCATTCGAGATCCTTCAGCTAATGCATTTGTGCTTCCTGGTGGGAaagtgtttgtttttgaaggaatatTACCCATATGTCAAAACGAAGATGGATTAGCTGCGGTTTTGGGACATGAAACGGCACACCAAGTGGCAAGGCACTCTTCAGAAAAGATCGCTTTTACAAGAGCTATTACCTTTGTCTTTTACTTGTTAGCAGCTTCGTTGGATTTGTCTGGACAGTTTGCTCATCTCTTGTTAAACTTTGGACTACTTCTACCATTTTCCCGAAAAATGGAGGGTGAAGCTGATTACATCGGATTGATGTTGATGAGTCAGGCATGTTTTGATCCCGAAGCTGCCAAGAGTATGTGGGAGCGAATGGCTGCTGCAGAATCAAGCATGGGCAGTACACTTGCTTTTGTTAGTACCCATCCTTCCAGCGAAAAGAGAATCCGTAAAATCCAAGAGTGGTTGCCGGAAGCGAAAGGAAAGTTGGAAACTAGCGATTGCTTTCATCAAACATGGCCACAATTTCAGgctttcaaagaaacataTTGGtga
- the pcs2 gene encoding phytochelatin synthetase produces MSVVRQSVRRYITSSKVAATMPNIVKERMSAPAQPPVFSNKTFYKRALPSQCLAFDSHAGKQVFLRALQEGHMENYFSLAQQMVTQNEPAFCGIGTLCMILNSLKVDPGRLWKGSWRWYDQNMLDCCRSLKDIERDGVTLEEFSCLAECNGLQTVTKCVKDVSFEEFIKDLTICSTQEDKIMAISFSRKVLGQTGDGHFSPVGGYSETDGKVLILDVARFKYPSYWVGLELMYQSMFPLDATNGQPRGYVLLESMRHPVGVFTVGLNKYSWKNVSNHIHHGVASAKSVQDLIARLDSLNQSSIPLIQQRSNSSLSAEFQHFCNVLESTDTYKLVSQNTNSDAKYLTLAFWSIFSLPIFQKDCHPTLLNQLIPYLKEIDINEIQTQVFVLREQLESLTQCCKADKPCSASDCCKSL; encoded by the coding sequence ATGAGTGTTGTACGACAAAGCGTACGAAGATACATAACGTCCTCAAAAGTTGCTGCTACTATGCCAAACattgtaaaagaaagaatgtcTGCACCTGCTCAGCCACCGGTCTTTAGTAATAAAACGTTTTATAAAAGAGCTCTCCCATCTCAATGCTTGGCATTCGACTCACATGCAGGCAAGCAGGTATTCTTAAGAGCACTTCAAGAAGGTCACATGGAAAATTACTTTTCGTTGGCTCAACAAATGGTTACTCAAAACGAACCAGCCTTTTGTGGAATAGGTACTTTGTGTATGATCCTTAATTCCTTAAAGGTAGACCCAGGTCGCTTGTGGAAGGGATCTTGGCGTTGGTATGATCAAAACATGCTGGATTGTTGCCGTTCACTGAAGGATATAGAAAGAGACGGGGTTACTCTCGAggaattttcttgtttagCAGAGTGCAATGGTTTACAAACTGTGACAAAATGTGTGAAAGACGTTTCCTTTGAAGAGTTCATCAAAGACCTCACCATCTGTTCTACACAAGAGGACAAGATCATGGCAATTTCTTTCAGTCGTAAAGTACTGGGACAAACAGGAGATGGTCATTTTAGTCCCGTGGGTGGGTATAGTGAAACAGATGGCAAAGTCTTAATTTTAGATGTTGCCAGATTCAAGTATCCCAGCTACTGGGTAGGCTTGGAATTGATGTACCAAAGTATGTTTCCTTTGGATGCCACAAATGGTCAGCCAAGGGGTTATGTGCTATTGGAATCTATGCGACACCCAGTAGGCGTGTTCACGGTTGGTTTGAATAAGTACAGTTGGAAAAATGTGTCGAATCACATTCATCATGGGGTTGCTAGTGCAAAGTCCGTGCAGGATTTGATTGCTCGCTTAGATTCCCTAAATCAATCATCCATACCGCTCATACAACAGCGATCCAACAGTTCCTTATCGGCAGAATTCCAGCACTTCTGCAATGTCCTTGAAAGTACTGATACCTATAAACTTGTCTCCCAAAATACCAATTCAGATGCAAAGTATTTGACTCTGGCTTTTTGGTCGATCTTTTCATTGCCCATCTTTCAAAAGGACTGCCATCCCACCCTGTTAAATCAACTCATCCCATACCTGAAGGAAATCGACATCAACGAAATTCAGACTCAGGTTTTTGTATTAAGAGAACAGCTGGAAAGTCTTACTCAATGTTGCAAAGCTGACAAACCTTGTTCTGCTTCTGACTGTTGTAAAAGTTTGtaa
- a CDS encoding mitochondrial protoporphyrinogen IX importer: MSPDQIALVLGGLLSLGGAKGYFSKGSKASLIAGVGLGAVYLYSSRLMNQDSANGVPLALAGSAFLFASGVPRLAKTKKPVPLMLTVIGAASTAYYYKQWV, from the coding sequence ATGTCTCCCGATCAAATTGCTTTAGTTTTGGGTGGTCTTTTGTCCCTTGGTGGTGCTAAGGGCTACTTCAGCAAAGGAAGCAAAGCTTCTCTCATCGCAGGTGTTGGTCTTGGTGCTGTTTATTTGTACTCTTCCCGACTCATGAACCAAGATTCTGCTAACGGTGTTCCTCTTGCCTTGGCAGGATCtgcatttttgtttgcatcTGGTGTTCCTCGTCTGGCAAAGACCAAAAAGCCTGTTCCTTTAATGCTCACTGTTATTGGTGCTGCCTCTACGGCCTACTACTACAAGCAATGGGTATAA
- the avt3 gene encoding vacuolar amino acid transmembrane transporter Avt3 encodes MSAPKSINIKRKSSESNSNNIVGSYSSRRSQQINRLTHSPMQEGFLSQQNDIKDLLPQNDTASSQSNWLSSRPSEHERPMYTNYGSLAREERVPHRLGQVSDDMSTIKDANIVRRHLNTKVLKNDDEFSSLHLQGGDVHRQVYRWQEEMDQNQVIRRGRSRSFSTLNPNSSDMGRNIQELKQAGGMRRDFLLNRPSSLSIGAPSNLSVQPNFLNRNFIEFLSVYGHFAGEELSEEDEEEEEDFAMPRRVPPSMIQSSDTLEQESLLGSQQIRHKALPKGSASNGKAVLLLLKSFVGTGVLFLPKAFLLGGLVFSSICLLVVGLLSHVCFLLLIETRSKIPGSFGDIGGTLYGPKMRLAILTSIVVSQIGFASAYISFVASTLQACVRAVVASHKEYHVAIFIFLQFLVFVPLSMIRKISKLSATALIADAFILLGILYLYFWDVFTLATKGIADVVLFNRTDFSLFIGVAIFTYEGICLILPIQEQMANPKNLPKVLSGVMLAISLLFISIGVLSYAAFGSKVQTVVILNMPQSSFTVAIQFLYAVAILLSTPLQLFPAIAIIEQGIFTRSGKRNRKVKWRKNTLRVFIVIFAILVSWAGSSRLDQFVSMVGSLCCIPLIYMYPPMLHYKACATTWKLRALDVTMWVIGFVSMVFTAYMTLL; translated from the exons ATGAGTGCACCCAAGTCAATaaacatcaaaagaaaaagcagcGAAAGCAATAGTAACAATATCGTTGGATCGTACTCAAGCAGACGATCTCAGCAGATTAATCGCTTAACTCATTCTCCTATGCAGGaaggatttctttctcaacAAAATGATATAAAGGATTTGCTTCCACAAAATGACACAGCTTCTTCTCAATCAAATTGGCTGTCGAGTCGCCCGTCTGAGCATGAGAGACCCATGTACACAAACTATGGTTCTCTTGCACGTGAGGAAAGAGTACCGCACCGTTTAGGACAAGTTTCTGATGATATGTCAACCATAAAAGACGCAAATATTGTTCGCCGTCATTTGAACacaaaagttttaaaaaacgACGACGAGTTTTCGTCCTTACATTTGCAAGGTGGTGATGTCCACCGACAAGTGTATCGTTGgcaagaagaaatggatCAGAATCAAGTTATACGCCGTGGGCGCTCTCGCTCCTTTTCAACTTTAAACCCTAATTCTAGCGATATGGGTAGGAATATCCAGGAGCTGAAACAAGCAGGCGGTATGCGAAGAGATTTCCTTCTAAATCGACCTAGCAGCCTTTCTATAGGAGCCCCTAGCAACTTATCTGTCCAACCAAACTTCTTAAATAGAAATTTTATCGAGTTTCTTTCGGTTTATGGTCATTTTGCAGGTGAAGAATTGagtgaagaagatgaagaagaggaagaagattttgCCATGCCCAGACGTGTTCCTCCATCGATGATCCAATCTTCTGATACGTTAGAGCAAGAGTCTTTGCTTGGTTCTCAACAAATCCGTCATAAAGCACTACCAAAAGGTAGTGCTTCTAATGGGAAGGCTGTCCTTCTTTTACTGAAATCATTTGTCGGAACAggtgttctttttctgccTAAAGC TTTTTTACTGGGCGGCCTTGTCTTTTCTAGTATATGCTTGTTGGTGGTGGGACTCTTATCCCACgtctgttttcttcttctcatTGAAACGCGATCGAAAATACCTGGGAGTTTCGGTGACATTGGTGGCACTTTATATGGCCCCAAAATGCGATTAGCAATTCTAACTTCCATTGTTGTATCTCAA ATTGGATTTGCTAGTGCATATATATCATTTGTAGCCAGTACATTGCAGGCATGCGTTCGAGCTGTTGTTGCGTCGCACAAAGAGTACCATGTTGCCATCTTTATATTTCTGCAGTTCCTTGTCTTTGTGCCTTTGTCAATGATACGGAAAATATCAAAACTCTCGGCTACTGCATTGATCGCCGATGCCTTTATTCTTCTTGGAATTTTGTATCTTTACTTCTGGGATGTTTTTACTTTAGCAACGAAGGGCATTGCTGACGTAGTTTTGTTTAACAGAACAGACTTTAGTCTATTTATTGGCGTTGCTATTTTCACATATGAAGGTATTTGTCTGATTCTTCCAATACAAGAACAAATGGCAAACCCCAAAAATCTTCCTAAAGTGCTATCAGGAGTTATGCTCGCTATTtcacttttgtttatttcaattGGTGTTCTTTCGTATGCTGCTTTTGGCTCAAAAGTACAAACAGTTGTCATCCTTAATATGCCTCAAAGCTCTTTTACGGTTGCCATCCAGTTTCTTTATGCTGTGGCTATTTTGCTCAGTACACCATTACAGTTATTCCCTGCTATAGCTATTATTGAACAGGGAATATTTACGAGAAGTGGTAAACGTAATCGTAAAGTGAAGTGGAGGAAAAATACCTTGCGTGTATTTATTGTCATTTTTGCCATTCTGGTGTCTTGGGC GGGCTCTTCTCGTTTAGACCAATTTGTCAGTATGGTTGGTAGTTTATGTTGTATACCATTGATTTACATGTACCCTCCCATGCTACATTATAAGGCATGTGCAACGACGTGGAAACTTCGCGCCCTTGACGTTACCATGTGGGTTAttggttttgtttctatGGTCTTTACGGCATATATGACTTTACTCTAG
- the bos1 gene encoding SNARE Bos1, producing MSNTLYNHCTKLLQSIQKDLNEFERGVEDESNTISLAGIQGQISASFLSLNRSIEDYNSMVKRELIPAKKNKATVRVQEFYQKHSQLSEHFEQLKAQVRDAAHAKNRRELFGRRGYPSATPDNPYGENGMTDAELVENGPPNITRQEGLLHENDFIGRAESQIDEYLERGRLLLGDLVEQKSILKSTKKKVLDVANTLGITRTTLSAINRRSRQDKVIFYTGAAFVFFCFYLIVRWLR from the exons ATGAGTAATACCCTCTATAACCAT TGTACCAAGTTACTTCAGTCGATACAAAAGGATCTGAACGAATTTGAGCGTGGTGTTGAAGATGAAAGCAACACGATATCCCTAGCTGGTATCCAAg GCCAAATATCGGCATCCTTTCTTTCACTGAATCGCTCTATTGAGGATTACAACAGTATGGTGAAAAGGGAACTGATACCTgcgaagaaaaacaaagctaCTGTGCGTGTTCAAGAGTTTTACCAAAAGCATTCCCAACTATCAGAGCATTTTGAGCAACTAAAGGCTCAAGTTCGCGATGCTGCCCATGCCAAAAATAGAAGAGAGttatttggaagaagagggTATCCGAGTGCAACTCCCGATAATCCATATGGTGAAAATGGCATGACAGACGCTGAACTGGTTGAGAATGGCCCACCTAACATCACTAGGCAGGAAGGTCTTTTACATGAAAACGATTTCATAGGAAGGGCTGAGTCCCAAATTGATGAGTATTTAGAACGCGGTCGTTTGCTACTTGGTGACTTGGTTGAGCAGAAATCAATTTTGAAGTcgacaaagaagaaagtgTTAGATGTAGCAAATACATTGGGCATCACCAGGACGACGCTTTCAGCTATTAATAGGCGTTCAAGGCAAGATAAAGTCATATTCTACACTGGTGCCgcttttgtctttttctgtttttatttaattgttCGATGGTTACGCTAA
- a CDS encoding mitochondrial calcium uniporter regulator produces MSRILRKEVFRGFGAVNPNAFRPSIPSFRRLVASYEPSQAVIRESTARLVQAGYTPDKARAFTNLMQGITAEALTELEKNIGFKAKQDSVSFQQKKTFIQIRNYLETIEEQEFDKIRQDSQSLVGEAEKIKSSVRDDVKSSLAEVRLTLNLEKGRMKDAGLQKNSSVHETEQKIIKEVDLLADEIKSMKIQTNQWFMGFLGILSSILLLILFYF; encoded by the exons ATGTCAAGGATACTAAGAAAGGAAGTATTTCGTGGGTTCGGTGCAGTTAACCCTAATGCATTTAGACCCAGCATACCATCTTTTAGAAGACTTGTAGCTTCTTACGAGCCAAGTCAAGCCGTTATACGGGAATCCACAGCTCGATTGGTGCAAGCTGGATATACGCCAGACAAGGCGAGAGCGTTCACAAATCTAATGCAAGGAATTACTGCAGAAGC ACTAACTGAGTTGGAGAAAAACATAGGATTCAAGGCGAAGCAAGATTCTGTGTCGTTCCAACAGAAAAAGACGTTTATCCAAATCCGAAACTATCTAGAGACGATTGAAGAGCAAGAGTTTGACAAAATTAGACAAGACTCGCAATCACTCGTAGGGGAAgctgaaaaaataaaatcgtCCGTCCGAGACGATGTTAAGTCATCGCTCGCAGAAGTACGATTAACACtcaacttggaaaaaggacGGATGAAAGATGCAGGACTTCAAAAGAATAGCTCTGTTCATGAAACGGAGCAAAAAATCATCAAGGAGGTAGATCTATTAGCTGATGAGATTAAGAGCATGAAAATTCAAACGAACCAGTGGTTTATGGGATTTCTGGGAATTCTTTCATCGATATTACtattaattttgttttacttttaG